Proteins encoded within one genomic window of Rossellomorea vietnamensis:
- the accB gene encoding acetyl-CoA carboxylase biotin carboxyl carrier protein — MLKIQEIREIIKLVDQSSVEEFTYEHDGSKINLKKNNGVTVSAQPVVQAVEEVKPAAQAVQQAPVQEAAAPAQPEKEAPQAGAEDANLHKITSPMVGTFYQSSSPESGPYVKVGDKVDESSVVCIVEAMKLFNEIEAEAKGEIVEILVKDGQLVEYGQPLFLVKPE, encoded by the coding sequence GTGTTGAAAATTCAAGAAATTCGAGAAATAATCAAACTCGTAGATCAATCAAGTGTTGAAGAGTTTACATACGAGCATGATGGTTCTAAGATCAATCTAAAGAAAAATAATGGCGTGACCGTATCGGCCCAGCCGGTGGTACAAGCAGTCGAAGAAGTAAAACCTGCTGCACAAGCCGTTCAACAAGCACCTGTACAGGAAGCTGCTGCTCCTGCACAGCCGGAAAAAGAAGCTCCACAAGCTGGCGCTGAGGATGCTAACCTACATAAAATCACGTCTCCGATGGTCGGGACGTTCTACCAATCCTCTTCACCTGAATCAGGTCCATATGTAAAAGTCGGGGATAAAGTAGATGAAAGCTCAGTGGTGTGCATCGTGGAAGCGATGAAATTATTTAATGAAATCGAAGCCGAAGCAAAAGGCGAAATCGTAGAAATACTAGTAAAAGACGGTCAATTAGTGGAATATGGTCAGCCGTTATTCTTGGTTAAACCTGAATAA
- a CDS encoding Asp23/Gls24 family envelope stress response protein translates to MAENQNLLQMSHGKDGLGKIEIAPEVIEVIAGIAASEVEGVSQMRGNFATGVVERLGKKNHGKGVKVELAEEGIIVDVYCIMKFGVAIPTVAQKIQDNIRQALLNMTALEADEVNVHIVGVQFENQKFEAEIDEEM, encoded by the coding sequence ATGGCGGAAAATCAAAACCTTTTACAAATGTCTCACGGTAAAGACGGTCTTGGGAAAATTGAAATCGCACCTGAAGTGATTGAAGTGATCGCAGGAATCGCCGCGTCAGAAGTCGAAGGCGTATCCCAAATGCGCGGAAACTTCGCAACAGGTGTCGTCGAGCGTCTTGGAAAGAAAAACCACGGTAAGGGTGTAAAAGTGGAACTGGCCGAAGAAGGAATCATCGTGGATGTATACTGCATCATGAAATTCGGTGTAGCCATCCCGACGGTCGCTCAAAAAATCCAGGATAACATCCGTCAAGCCTTGCTTAACATGACTGCTCTCGAAGCAGACGAAGTGAATGTTCATATCGTTGGCGTTCAATTTGAAAACCAAAAGTTTGAAGCTGAAATTGACGAAGAAATGTAA
- the accC gene encoding acetyl-CoA carboxylase biotin carboxylase subunit, with the protein MIKKVLIANRGEIAVRIIRACRDLGIESVAVYSEADKEALHVQLADEAYCIGPTASKDSYLNFTNIISVAKLTDCDAIHPGYGFLAENSDFAELCRDCNIIFIGPSPEAISKMGTKDVARETMREAGVPIVPGSKGIVKDADDAVQLAESMGYPVIIKATAGGGGKGIRVAKSQEELIKGVTITQQEAMTAFGNPGVYIEKFIEDFRHVEIQVLADNFGNVIHLGERDCTIQRRLQKLIEETPSPALTEENRVKMGEAAVKAAKAVDYTGAGTVEFIYDYVNQSFYFMEMNTRIQVEHPVTEQVTGVDLIKEQILVASGQKLSLTQEEVTFTGWAIECRINAENPEKNFMPSAGRIEMYLPPGGIGVRVDSAAYPGYMIPPYYDSMIAKVITYGATREEAISRMKRALSEFVVEGIHTTIPFHLRLLDHETFVGGEFNTKFLEKYEVMKS; encoded by the coding sequence ATGATAAAAAAGGTACTAATCGCCAATCGAGGAGAAATTGCTGTACGTATCATTCGTGCATGCCGAGATTTAGGCATTGAAAGTGTAGCCGTTTATTCTGAAGCTGATAAAGAGGCACTTCATGTTCAATTAGCGGATGAAGCTTATTGCATCGGACCTACTGCATCGAAAGACAGCTACCTGAATTTCACGAACATCATCAGCGTGGCAAAACTGACGGATTGTGATGCGATCCACCCCGGTTACGGATTTCTAGCCGAAAACTCTGATTTTGCAGAGTTGTGCCGCGATTGCAACATCATCTTCATCGGTCCTTCACCTGAAGCCATCTCCAAGATGGGGACGAAAGACGTGGCTCGTGAAACGATGAGGGAAGCAGGCGTTCCGATTGTCCCTGGTTCAAAAGGCATTGTGAAAGATGCAGATGATGCAGTTCAGCTTGCAGAATCCATGGGTTATCCTGTCATCATCAAAGCCACTGCCGGTGGTGGAGGTAAAGGGATCCGTGTCGCGAAAAGTCAGGAAGAGCTTATCAAAGGGGTGACGATCACCCAGCAGGAAGCCATGACTGCATTCGGAAACCCGGGTGTATATATCGAGAAGTTCATCGAGGACTTCAGGCACGTGGAAATACAGGTGCTCGCCGATAACTTCGGAAACGTGATCCACCTTGGTGAACGGGACTGTACGATTCAGCGCCGCCTTCAAAAACTGATTGAAGAAACACCGTCGCCTGCTTTAACAGAAGAGAATCGTGTTAAAATGGGGGAAGCAGCAGTAAAAGCAGCCAAAGCGGTTGATTATACAGGTGCCGGCACGGTAGAATTTATATATGATTACGTGAATCAATCATTCTACTTTATGGAAATGAATACGCGTATCCAGGTGGAACACCCTGTAACGGAACAAGTAACAGGTGTCGATTTGATTAAGGAACAGATTCTCGTGGCATCAGGACAAAAGCTTTCCCTGACACAGGAAGAAGTGACGTTCACTGGCTGGGCCATTGAATGCCGTATCAATGCCGAGAATCCAGAGAAGAATTTCATGCCTTCAGCGGGACGGATCGAAATGTATCTTCCACCGGGCGGCATTGGCGTAAGAGTCGACTCAGCCGCATATCCTGGTTATATGATCCCTCCATATTACGATAGCATGATTGCCAAAGTGATTACCTATGGAGCGACACGTGAAGAAGCCATTTCAAGGATGAAACGGGCTCTAAGTGAATTTGTGGTTGAAGGTATACACACAACCATCCCGTTCCATCTCAGACTATTAGATCACGAAACCTTTGTAGGTGGGGAATTCAATACGAAATTCTTAGAAAAATATGAAGTGATGAAATCCTAG
- the spoIIIAG gene encoding stage III sporulation protein AG, with the protein MNFNKGPLNMLKEWLSKEDANSPPRGKKGKRLHYFLIVLLIGVAFMLISDLWSGNQGVEVAKQVDGGTPEEVAAFGSGQKESDGSMRDYEDRYENQLKEALDQIVGVSDVYVVVNVEATESKVYEKNESTKIQSTDEEDKEGGKRSIEDKSREEEIVIVNNGEKEVPIVKETKKPKVTGVLVVAKGADNIQIKKWIIEAVTRALDVPSHRVSVLPKQ; encoded by the coding sequence ATGAACTTTAATAAAGGTCCGCTGAATATGCTGAAGGAATGGTTGTCAAAAGAAGACGCGAACTCTCCACCCAGGGGAAAAAAAGGTAAAAGGCTGCATTATTTTCTCATTGTGCTTCTCATAGGAGTGGCCTTCATGCTGATCAGCGACCTGTGGAGCGGTAATCAAGGGGTTGAGGTTGCGAAGCAGGTGGATGGAGGTACCCCTGAAGAAGTGGCGGCATTCGGGTCCGGTCAAAAGGAGTCGGATGGGTCCATGAGGGATTACGAAGATCGATACGAAAATCAGTTGAAAGAAGCCCTCGACCAAATTGTCGGGGTCAGCGATGTTTATGTCGTCGTCAATGTGGAGGCAACGGAATCAAAGGTGTATGAGAAAAATGAGTCGACAAAAATACAATCCACCGATGAAGAAGATAAAGAAGGTGGAAAGCGGTCGATAGAAGATAAATCCAGGGAAGAAGAAATCGTCATTGTAAACAACGGTGAGAAAGAAGTTCCCATTGTGAAAGAAACAAAGAAACCTAAAGTCACCGGTGTCCTTGTAGTAGCAAAGGGAGCCGATAACATACAAATCAAAAAATGGATTATAGAGGCCGTCACCCGGGCCCTTGATGTTCCAAGTCACCGGGTATCGGTCCTGCCCAAACAATAA
- the spoIIIAE gene encoding stage III sporulation protein AE, translating into MLQLYRILVTALVIFFITASSGQAEEGDEQTPPDTNIQQELIDAQLDRLGVEELTGYWNSIVDQYGGYLPESQKGSLIDFMKGEKEFSFKAWFSGIFKFAFQELVMNGKLLGTLIMLTIFSMFLQSLQNAFEGGSVSKVAYSIIFMVLIIIALNSFHVAIDYTRDAISTMVHFIIALIPLLLALIAASGGVVSAAFFHPVIIFLMNTSGLLIQNVVLPLLFLSALLSIVSTLSSHYKVTQLAQLLRTWSIGLLGAFMTVFLGVISVQGATAAVTDGITIRTAKFVTGNFVPVIGRMFTDAADTVISASVLLKNTVGIAGVAIVLIIAAFPAIKILMIAFIYKLAAALLQPLGGGPVIECLDTIAKSVIYVFAALAIVSFMFFLSLTVIIAAGNITMMMR; encoded by the coding sequence ATGTTGCAATTATACCGGATACTCGTCACAGCACTCGTTATCTTTTTCATCACAGCCTCAAGTGGACAAGCAGAAGAAGGGGATGAACAGACTCCTCCCGATACAAACATCCAGCAGGAATTGATCGATGCGCAGCTGGACCGGTTAGGGGTTGAAGAATTGACAGGATACTGGAATAGCATCGTGGATCAATACGGCGGCTATCTTCCCGAAAGTCAAAAAGGCAGTTTGATCGATTTCATGAAAGGCGAGAAAGAGTTCTCCTTTAAGGCATGGTTCAGCGGAATCTTCAAATTTGCCTTTCAGGAGCTTGTGATGAATGGAAAGTTATTGGGGACCCTGATTATGCTCACGATCTTCAGCATGTTTCTCCAGTCCCTGCAGAATGCTTTCGAAGGGGGAAGCGTCAGCAAGGTGGCATACAGCATCATTTTCATGGTGCTGATCATCATCGCTCTGAATAGTTTTCACGTGGCCATCGACTACACCCGGGATGCAATCTCCACCATGGTCCATTTCATCATCGCCCTCATCCCGCTGCTCCTTGCCCTGATTGCCGCTTCAGGAGGCGTGGTTTCGGCAGCTTTCTTTCACCCTGTCATTATCTTCTTGATGAATACAAGCGGTCTGCTCATTCAGAATGTCGTCCTGCCCCTCCTGTTCCTATCCGCCCTTCTGAGCATTGTGAGCACACTTTCCAGTCATTATAAAGTGACTCAGCTGGCTCAATTATTGAGAACTTGGAGCATCGGGTTGTTAGGGGCATTCATGACGGTCTTTCTCGGAGTGATATCCGTACAGGGGGCAACAGCTGCCGTGACGGACGGCATAACGATCCGTACAGCTAAATTTGTGACAGGCAACTTTGTCCCGGTCATCGGCAGGATGTTCACGGACGCAGCGGATACCGTGATCAGCGCATCGGTCCTACTGAAAAATACGGTGGGGATAGCGGGTGTCGCCATTGTTTTGATCATTGCAGCCTTTCCGGCCATCAAGATCTTGATGATTGCCTTCATATATAAACTGGCGGCCGCTCTCCTTCAACCTCTCGGCGGAGGGCCGGTGATTGAATGCCTGGATACGATCGCAAAGAGTGTGATTTATGTCTTTGCGGCCCTGGCGATCGTGTCCTTTATGTTTTTCTTAAGTCTTACCGTCATCATTGCAGCGGGAAATATTACGATGATGATGCGATAA
- the spoIIIAC gene encoding stage III sporulation protein AC, with protein MGIDVDIIFKIAGVGIVVAFLHTILDQVGKKEYAQWVTLFGFIYILFMVASIVDDLFQKIKSVFLYQG; from the coding sequence ATGGGAATTGACGTGGATATTATTTTCAAGATTGCCGGAGTAGGGATTGTCGTCGCCTTTTTGCATACGATTTTAGATCAGGTTGGAAAGAAGGAATATGCCCAGTGGGTGACATTATTCGGCTTCATCTACATTTTGTTCATGGTGGCTTCGATTGTCGATGATTTGTTCCAGAAGATAAAATCGGTCTTCTTATATCAAGGATAA
- the spoIIIAF gene encoding stage III sporulation protein AF: MSFLTDWITNIIIFVLLATVIDMLLPSSNMQKYAKIVTGLLLITIILTPLFKLMSTDFDEVMNSIDLNGPSQNKSMENEIEMKKKEIQASQRAYILEQMAVQMKQEAEKEMMDEHGKVIEKVTIQAEDVENLPDSITGVTVIVKDKESEKDSTIETVQNVEIDTGSETRKKTSDEDTSQLASLLAEQWNLTQDKIIITVEGGTGEANEL; the protein is encoded by the coding sequence ATGTCATTTCTAACCGATTGGATTACAAATATCATCATCTTTGTTCTCTTAGCCACCGTCATTGACATGCTGCTTCCAAGCTCGAACATGCAGAAATATGCCAAAATCGTGACCGGCTTATTATTGATCACCATCATCCTTACACCGCTCTTTAAATTGATGTCCACGGATTTTGATGAGGTGATGAATTCCATCGATTTAAATGGTCCTTCCCAGAATAAATCGATGGAAAATGAAATAGAAATGAAGAAAAAAGAAATACAAGCCTCACAACGTGCATATATTTTAGAACAGATGGCTGTCCAAATGAAACAAGAAGCAGAAAAGGAGATGATGGATGAGCACGGCAAAGTCATTGAGAAGGTAACCATACAAGCAGAAGACGTAGAAAACCTTCCCGACAGTATTACAGGGGTGACAGTGATTGTGAAAGATAAAGAAAGTGAAAAGGACAGCACGATTGAAACCGTCCAAAACGTGGAGATCGATACGGGATCTGAAACGAGAAAGAAAACATCCGACGAAGATACGTCCCAACTGGCCTCCTTACTAGCCGAACAATGGAATCTAACACAAGACAAAATAATCATTACAGTTGAAGGGGGGACTGGGGAAGCGAATGAACTTTAA
- a CDS encoding SpoIIIAH-like family protein has protein sequence MLLKKQTVWLLTMLSLVIVLSVYYITSPTQQATDMAYQEKDAKEQAKGGDKETMSGNGMEVVTDAAGNEMFEALRLEVTDQRDQLREELEAKVANADVSAEEKSAAYEQMENLRELAMTESVLETMIKTMGYDDALVRANGENIRITVKSDKEHTKADANEIIRLVMSEVGQMKPVAVEFQPAN, from the coding sequence ATGTTACTGAAAAAACAAACGGTTTGGCTATTAACGATGTTGAGTCTTGTGATTGTCCTTTCGGTTTACTACATTACGTCACCAACACAACAAGCGACAGATATGGCTTATCAGGAAAAGGACGCAAAAGAGCAGGCTAAAGGTGGAGATAAAGAGACAATGTCAGGCAACGGCATGGAAGTCGTCACGGACGCCGCTGGAAATGAAATGTTCGAAGCGTTGCGTCTTGAAGTAACAGACCAGCGTGATCAGCTTCGAGAAGAGCTGGAGGCGAAGGTAGCAAACGCGGATGTGTCAGCAGAAGAAAAGAGTGCAGCCTATGAGCAGATGGAAAACCTTCGTGAGCTTGCCATGACGGAATCGGTTCTCGAAACGATGATTAAAACAATGGGTTACGATGATGCCTTAGTCAGAGCCAACGGAGAAAACATCCGGATTACGGTGAAGTCAGACAAAGAGCACACTAAAGCCGATGCCAATGAAATCATCCGCCTGGTCATGAGTGAAGTGGGACAAATGAAGCCGGTCGCAGTGGAATTCCAGCCGGCAAACTAA
- the spoIIIAD gene encoding stage III sporulation protein AD, giving the protein MEIIQIVGIALVATFLALIVKEQKPNFAFLLIVFTGCTIFLFLIDQIYAIIHMIEKLAANANVNMVYVETILKIIGIAYIAEFASHITKDAGQGALAAKVELAGKILILAMAVPILTVIIETIINMIPTG; this is encoded by the coding sequence ATTGAAATCATCCAGATTGTAGGTATTGCACTGGTTGCTACTTTTCTTGCTTTGATTGTAAAAGAACAAAAACCGAATTTTGCTTTCCTGCTCATTGTGTTTACAGGCTGTACGATTTTTTTATTTCTAATTGATCAAATTTACGCCATCATTCATATGATTGAGAAACTGGCTGCAAACGCAAACGTGAATATGGTGTATGTGGAAACCATCCTTAAAATCATCGGCATCGCTTACATAGCGGAATTCGCTTCACACATTACGAAAGATGCCGGGCAGGGGGCACTGGCAGCGAAAGTGGAGCTTGCCGGAAAGATTTTAATATTGGCAATGGCTGTTCCCATTCTGACAGTCATCATCGAAACGATCATCAATATGATTCCGACTGGATAA